In a genomic window of Gadus macrocephalus chromosome 9, ASM3116895v1:
- the st3gal2 gene encoding CMP-N-acetylneuraminate-beta-galactosamide-alpha-2,3-sialyltransferase 2 encodes GEAGLGTVAGQGVGAWPWGGRVPSATLQRDRRPGWAAWSPWGGGLTRGAPWLSELRPWAGGGGGGKGGAGGNVGPDGGLEKGSERGGGGGGGGGGGVRCSRRACVLLSSLAVVFLTSLFFSVSLRGAVGFNYLEAPGWEESRRVKLVPSYAGARRPALPADGGGGGGGGPPQQRTCACPRCVGDPGVSDWFDENYEPDIAPVWTKDNIELPSDVYYWWVMLQPQFKPHSIHQVLLRLFQVIPGHSPYSWWDQQRCLRCAVVGNSGNLRGAAYGAAIDGHNHIMRINLAPTVGYEEDAGSRTTHHFMYPESAKNLAANVSFVLVPFKTLDLLWITSALSTGHIRFTYAPVKQFLRVDKDKVQIFNPAFFKYIHDRWTKHHGRYPSTGLLVLFFALHVCDEVNVFGFGADSRGNWHHYWEQNRYSGEFRKTGVHDADYEAQIIQRLAKTGKITVYPGK; translated from the exons GGAGAGGCAGGGCTGGGCACGGTGGCAGGCCAAGGGGTGGGGGCATGGCCGTGGGGAGGCCGCGTCCCGTCCGCCACGCTGCAGCGGGACAGACGCCCGGGCTGGGCCGCATGGAGTCCCTGGGGCGGGGGGCTGACCAGAGGAGCCCCCTGGCTGTCGGAGCTCAGGCCCTGggcgggtggaggtggtggaggcaaggggggggcgggaggtaACGTAGGCCCGGATGGAGGCCTGGAgaaggggagcgagagaggaggaggaggaggagggggagggggggggggcgtgaggtGCTCCAGGAGAGCGTGCGTCCTGCTGAGCTCGCTGGCCGTGGTCTTCCTCACCTCGCTCTTCTTCTCCGTGTCGCTGCGCGGCGCCGTGGGCTTCAACTACCTGGAGGCGCCCGGCTGGGAGGAGTCCCGGCGGGTGAAGCTGGTGCCTAGCTACGCCGGCGCCCGGCGCCCGGCGCTGCCcgccgacggcggcggcggcggtggcggcggccccCCCCAGCAGAGGACGTGCGCCTGCCCGCGCTGCGTGGGCGACCCGGGGGTCTCCGACTGGTTCGATGAGAACTACGAGCCGGACATCGCCCCGGTGTGGACCAAGGACAACATCGAGCTGCCCTCCGATGTGTACTACTGGTGGGTG ATGCTACAGCCCCAGTTTAAGCCCCACAGTATCCACCAGGTGCTACTGAGGTTGTTCCAG GTGATCCCGGGACACTCTCCGTACTCCTGGTGGGACCAGCAGCGCTGCCTGCGCTGCGCCGTGGTGGGGAACTCTGGGAACCTCCGCGGGGCTGCGTACGGCGCCGCCATCGACGGACACAACCACATCATGAG AATAAACCTGGCTCCCACCGTGGGCTACGAGGAGGACGCGGGAAGCCGGACCACCCACCACTTCATGTACCCCGAGAGTGCCAAGAACCTGGCCGCCAACGTCAGCTTCGTCCTGGTCCCCTTCAAGACCCTGGACCTGCTCTGGATCACCAGCGCCCTCTCCACAGGCCACATACGATT TACGTATGCTCCAGTCAAGCAGTTCCTCAGAGTGGACAAAGACAAG GTGCAGATCTTCAACCCGGCCTTCTTTAAGTACATCCACGACCGCTGGACCAAACACCACGGCCGCTACCCGTCCACCGGCCTGCTGGTGCTCTTCTTCGCCCTGCACGTCTGTGACGAG gTGAACGTGTTTGGCTTCGGGGCCGACAGTCGCGGTAACTGGCACCACTACTGGGAGCAGAACCGCTACTCTGGGGAGTTCCGCAAGACGGGGGTTCACGACGCCGACTACGAGGCGCAGATCATCCAGCGGCTGGCCAAGACCGGCAAGATAACAGTTTACCCCGGGAAGTAG